From a single Nostoc edaphicum CCNP1411 genomic region:
- the rpsO gene encoding 30S ribosomal protein S15, giving the protein MALTQLRKQEIISNYQVHETDTGSADVQVAMLTERINRLSEHLQANKKDHSSRRGLLKLIGQRKRLLAYISQESREKYQALIARLGIRG; this is encoded by the coding sequence ATGGCCCTGACGCAACTGCGGAAACAAGAAATAATTTCCAATTACCAAGTTCACGAAACCGACACTGGCTCGGCCGATGTCCAAGTAGCCATGCTCACTGAGCGGATTAACCGCCTCAGCGAACATCTCCAGGCAAATAAAAAAGACCATTCTTCCCGGCGGGGACTGTTAAAGCTAATTGGTCAGCGCAAGCGTCTTCTAGCTTATATATCGCAGGAAAGCCGCGAAAAATATCAAGCTTTGATTGCTCGCCTTGGTATTCGTGGATAG
- a CDS encoding ABC transporter ATP-binding protein translates to MSIYQSLKKSYTQDRRRENDWRLFLRLVPYARRSGRLLALSMCLLVPIALANAIQPLLIGQVISLIRNEPSTYEFLRNRPLSQGLNILEGLLVIAIAIRLILTGYQGYIVQKLGQQITAAIRQDLFQHVTSLAVRFFDRTPVGKLITRITSDVEVLGDVFSTGAIGIVSNLFSMLVILGLMFSIQWQLTCLLLLMLLPVTWVIVYIQQQYRKANYKGREELSILNSQLQENVVGINVVQLFRREKFNAELFRATNSRYTQQMDQTIFYDSFISATLEWIGLIAIAGVLLMGGWLLLGERLTFGILSAFILYAQRLFDPLRDFAEKFTVIQAGFTAIERVGDILDEPIEIRDRANVRFSIFDAKFGYIDEIVANLESPDLTSPPELGEIRFDHVWFAYKNDDYVIKDLDFTINPGERVALVGPTGAGKTSIIRLLCRLYEPTQGRILIDGVDIREVPQAELRRYMAVILQEGFLFAGDVKSNISLGDGYTIEQIQQAAEETNIAQFIEELPQGYDTQLRERGTNISSGQKQLLAFARAAIRNPQILVLDEATASLDVGTEALVQEALNQLLLRRTAIIIAHRLSTIRNVDRIFVLKRGELIEQGSHDQLLQEGGLYATLHNLQMLGS, encoded by the coding sequence ATGAGCATCTACCAATCTCTCAAAAAATCTTATACCCAAGACCGACGGCGTGAGAATGACTGGCGGTTGTTTTTGCGTTTAGTGCCCTATGCCCGTCGTAGTGGACGACTATTGGCGCTGTCGATGTGCTTACTCGTACCGATCGCGCTAGCTAATGCCATACAACCGCTGTTGATTGGCCAAGTAATCTCTCTGATTCGCAATGAACCTAGCACTTACGAATTTCTCAGGAATCGCCCCTTATCTCAAGGTCTAAATATCCTGGAGGGATTATTGGTAATTGCGATCGCAATCCGATTGATTTTGACAGGCTATCAGGGTTACATAGTACAGAAGCTAGGGCAACAAATCACCGCAGCAATTCGCCAAGACTTATTCCAGCACGTCACATCTCTAGCAGTACGCTTTTTTGACCGCACGCCCGTAGGTAAATTAATCACCAGAATCACCAGCGACGTGGAAGTGTTAGGCGATGTCTTTTCTACTGGGGCAATTGGCATTGTATCCAATTTGTTTTCCATGCTGGTGATTTTGGGTTTAATGTTTTCCATCCAATGGCAACTTACCTGCTTGCTGCTATTGATGCTGTTACCAGTTACCTGGGTGATTGTTTACATTCAGCAACAGTACCGCAAAGCCAATTACAAAGGGCGGGAAGAACTTTCTATATTGAACTCACAGTTACAAGAAAATGTGGTTGGCATTAACGTAGTGCAGCTGTTTCGCAGGGAAAAATTTAATGCCGAATTGTTTCGCGCCACAAACAGCCGCTACACTCAGCAAATGGATCAAACCATCTTTTATGATTCATTTATTTCAGCAACCTTGGAATGGATTGGACTGATTGCGATCGCAGGTGTTTTGTTGATGGGTGGTTGGTTACTCTTGGGAGAAAGGTTGACTTTTGGGATTTTATCTGCATTTATCTTGTATGCCCAGCGATTATTTGACCCTTTAAGGGATTTTGCGGAAAAATTTACAGTAATTCAAGCTGGTTTTACTGCCATTGAACGCGTAGGAGATATATTAGATGAACCGATAGAAATCCGCGATCGCGCCAATGTCCGCTTCTCAATATTTGATGCAAAATTTGGCTACATAGACGAAATCGTTGCCAATCTCGAATCCCCAGACCTCACTTCCCCCCCAGAACTGGGAGAAATTCGCTTCGATCACGTCTGGTTTGCTTACAAAAATGATGATTACGTAATTAAAGACTTAGATTTCACCATTAATCCTGGTGAAAGAGTGGCATTAGTCGGCCCTACAGGTGCGGGTAAAACTTCTATTATCCGACTTTTGTGCCGCCTCTACGAACCCACCCAAGGACGCATTCTCATTGATGGCGTCGATATTCGGGAAGTGCCACAAGCAGAACTGCGGCGCTACATGGCAGTAATTTTACAAGAAGGCTTTTTATTTGCCGGCGATGTTAAAAGCAACATTTCTTTAGGAGATGGCTATACCATTGAACAGATTCAACAAGCAGCAGAAGAAACCAACATCGCCCAGTTTATAGAAGAACTACCCCAAGGCTATGATACTCAACTTCGAGAACGGGGTACAAATATTTCTAGTGGTCAAAAGCAACTTTTAGCCTTCGCACGGGCTGCCATTCGCAATCCCCAAATTTTGGTACTAGATGAGGCTACCGCTAGCTTGGATGTTGGCACAGAAGCTTTAGTTCAAGAGGCATTAAACCAGCTTTTGCTTAGACGTACCGCCATTATTATCGCTCACCGCTTGTCTACGATTCGGAATGTAGACCGGATTTTTGTTCTGAAGCGTGGCGAATTAATCGAACAGGGAAGTCATGATCAATTACTGCAAGAAGGAGGGCTTTATGCCACTTTGCATAACTTGCAGATGTTGGGAAGTTAG
- a CDS encoding PAM68 family protein, protein MSAEESERSRLPFEPNKKRQKPAKGQSKPAAQPQESVKQAERKVPYTKQEMAIPQVVSERMIRRVAGFCGVPTALGISALVVSYLLAIYSDIRLPPIAVLLVNMGLFGLGVLGITYGVLSASWDEEKDGSLLGLGEFNTNWGRMVAAWRETRQKNS, encoded by the coding sequence ATGTCTGCTGAAGAATCTGAACGCAGTCGCTTGCCCTTTGAACCAAACAAAAAGCGCCAAAAACCCGCAAAAGGTCAAAGTAAACCAGCAGCACAGCCACAAGAATCCGTCAAACAGGCTGAGAGAAAGGTGCCTTACACCAAACAAGAGATGGCAATTCCCCAAGTAGTCAGCGAACGCATGATCAGACGCGTAGCTGGGTTCTGTGGTGTACCAACAGCTTTGGGCATTAGCGCCTTGGTTGTTAGCTATCTGCTTGCTATCTACTCCGACATCCGACTACCTCCCATCGCCGTGCTACTGGTGAATATGGGATTATTTGGTTTGGGGGTCTTAGGGATAACTTATGGCGTTCTCTCTGCCTCTTGGGATGAAGAAAAAGATGGAAGTTTGCTGGGTTTGGGTGAGTTCAACACCAATTGGGGACGAATGGTGGCAGCTTGGCGCGAAACTCGGCAAAAAAACTCATAA
- a CDS encoding GNAT family N-acetyltransferase — MNVSIRLLQENELAAADHIFRLAFGTLLGLPEPTEFYGDAAYIHHRWKTDPNRAFAAEVDGKLIGSNLVVNWGSFGYFGPLSVHPDFWNQGVGQRLVEAATNCFDQWNTPMTGLFTFAQSPKHHVLYQKFGFRLRFLTAILAKQVQQLQPIPQGTRYSQMSEDERIQSLKAIDQLTNSIYEGLDLSQEVLTVQAQELGDTVLLWDDASLAGFAVCHYGAGTEAGSNTCFVRFGAVYSGNDAGQRFEQLLDLCEALTAAQKMSRLIAGVNTSRDEAYRRMLARGFRSEIIGVAMHRPNEAGFNRPDVFALDDWR, encoded by the coding sequence ATGAACGTTTCTATCCGATTACTCCAAGAGAATGAGTTAGCTGCGGCTGACCATATTTTTCGGCTGGCCTTTGGCACTTTGTTAGGACTACCTGAACCAACCGAGTTTTATGGGGATGCTGCTTACATCCACCATCGCTGGAAAACTGATCCGAATAGGGCATTTGCTGCTGAGGTAGACGGAAAATTAATCGGGTCTAACTTGGTGGTGAATTGGGGGAGCTTTGGCTATTTTGGGCCGTTAAGCGTTCATCCTGACTTTTGGAACCAAGGAGTCGGTCAACGTCTGGTTGAAGCTGCCACAAATTGCTTTGACCAGTGGAATACTCCAATGACAGGACTGTTTACTTTTGCTCAAAGTCCTAAGCATCACGTACTATATCAAAAATTTGGCTTCCGTCTGCGTTTTCTCACTGCGATTTTGGCAAAGCAAGTACAGCAATTACAGCCAATACCTCAAGGAACTAGATACTCACAGATGAGTGAGGATGAACGTATCCAAAGTCTGAAAGCAATTGATCAACTCACTAATTCTATTTATGAAGGACTAGATTTATCACAGGAAGTTCTCACCGTTCAGGCTCAAGAACTGGGTGATACGGTGTTGTTATGGGATGATGCAAGCTTGGCAGGATTTGCAGTTTGTCACTATGGGGCGGGTACTGAGGCAGGTAGTAATACTTGCTTTGTCCGATTTGGGGCAGTATATTCTGGCAACGATGCAGGGCAACGTTTTGAGCAGTTATTAGATTTGTGTGAAGCATTGACTGCGGCTCAAAAAATGTCACGTTTAATAGCTGGGGTCAATACGAGTCGAGACGAAGCCTACCGCAGAATGCTTGCTCGTGGTTTTCGCAGTGAAATCATCGGAGTTGCAATGCATAGACCGAATGAAGCGGGATTCAATCGCCCAGATGTTTTTGCCTTGGATGATTGGCGATAG
- the wecB gene encoding non-hydrolyzing UDP-N-acetylglucosamine 2-epimerase, whose amino-acid sequence MTNQKRVCIILGTRPEAIKLAPVIQVFQKSSGFELQVILTGQHREMVEQVMQLFNIKSDYNLEIMQVQQSLNDITCRSLQGLEALFKVEKPDLVIVQGDTTTAFAAALAAFYQKIPVGHVEAGLRTDDIFNPYPEEANRRLISQITQLHFAPTPWAVENLHRSGVLGEIHMTGNTVIDALLSVAATQVVCNVPGLDWESYRVLLATVHRRENWGEPLQAIAQSFLQILDKFPDTALLLPLHRNPTVRVPLQELLGNHPRIFLTEPLDYGELVGAIERSHLLLTDSGGLQEEAPSLGKPVLVLRDTTERPEAVAAGTAKLVGTKSEDIFAATAELLSNPDAYEAMANAINPFGDGHAAERILQIVQNYLGISSETST is encoded by the coding sequence ATGACTAATCAAAAACGCGTTTGCATTATCTTAGGTACTCGCCCGGAAGCCATTAAACTAGCTCCAGTCATTCAAGTTTTCCAGAAATCTTCAGGTTTTGAGTTGCAAGTAATTCTAACTGGACAGCATCGGGAGATGGTTGAGCAAGTTATGCAACTCTTTAATATCAAGTCAGATTATAACTTGGAAATTATGCAGGTTCAGCAATCTTTAAATGATATTACCTGCCGTAGTTTACAAGGGTTAGAAGCGTTATTCAAGGTGGAAAAGCCAGATTTAGTAATCGTGCAGGGAGACACTACCACGGCTTTTGCCGCAGCTTTGGCAGCTTTTTATCAAAAAATTCCTGTTGGCCATGTAGAAGCAGGATTAAGAACTGATGATATATTCAATCCTTACCCAGAAGAAGCTAATCGGCGGTTGATTTCTCAAATTACTCAGTTGCATTTTGCGCCGACTCCTTGGGCTGTGGAAAATTTGCATCGTTCTGGTGTTTTGGGTGAAATTCACATGACGGGTAACACGGTAATTGATGCGTTGTTAAGTGTCGCTGCAACTCAAGTAGTTTGCAATGTCCCAGGCTTAGACTGGGAATCATATCGAGTTCTGTTAGCAACTGTTCATCGTCGGGAGAATTGGGGAGAACCCCTACAAGCGATCGCTCAGAGCTTTTTACAAATTCTAGACAAGTTTCCTGATACAGCTTTGCTGCTACCATTGCACCGCAATCCGACAGTGCGAGTCCCGTTGCAGGAACTTTTAGGGAATCATCCCCGGATTTTCTTGACAGAACCTCTAGATTATGGCGAATTGGTGGGAGCAATTGAGCGATCGCATCTTTTGCTTACGGACTCTGGTGGTTTGCAAGAAGAAGCCCCCAGTTTGGGAAAACCAGTACTGGTTTTGAGAGATACCACTGAAAGACCAGAAGCGGTTGCAGCCGGTACAGCCAAACTTGTAGGCACCAAAAGTGAGGACATTTTTGCAGCTACAGCGGAGTTACTCAGCAATCCAGATGCTTATGAAGCAATGGCAAATGCAATCAATCCTTTTGGAGATGGTCATGCAGCAGAGCGAATTTTGCAGATTGTGCAAAATTACTTGGGTATTTCATCAGAAACATCAACTTAG
- a CDS encoding peptidoglycan-binding protein codes for MEYLAYSHMFIAQEEASGNTKYHLPKPQFNWKKLLKSSAWLALAGVGVLLAAVTQIQMSSAAYVKTNGSCLRIRTGPSTNYSYVDCVPNGTTLPAIERYENGFARLSTGRYVFSRWVGDRPSNPPVTRPGGVGGSVILTPGSRGQLVRDLQTALGNLRVDGIYGQQTVSRVRSFQQSKGLLVDGVVGPETRAALGI; via the coding sequence ATGGAATATCTTGCTTATTCTCACATGTTTATTGCTCAAGAAGAGGCATCTGGTAACACTAAATATCATCTCCCTAAACCTCAATTCAATTGGAAAAAACTACTTAAATCTTCGGCTTGGTTAGCTTTAGCAGGTGTTGGTGTGTTACTTGCGGCTGTTACCCAAATTCAAATGAGTTCAGCTGCTTATGTAAAAACTAACGGCAGTTGTTTACGTATCCGTACAGGCCCAAGCACTAACTATTCCTATGTAGATTGTGTACCAAATGGCACTACACTTCCAGCTATTGAAAGATATGAAAACGGTTTTGCTAGGCTTTCTACGGGTAGATACGTTTTTTCCCGATGGGTTGGTGATAGACCTAGCAATCCTCCTGTGACTAGACCTGGTGGCGTTGGTGGTTCGGTGATTCTTACCCCTGGTTCTAGAGGTCAGCTTGTTAGAGACCTTCAAACAGCTTTAGGTAATCTTAGAGTTGATGGAATTTACGGTCAACAAACTGTTAGCCGAGTCCGCAGCTTTCAGCAAAGTAAAGGTCTACTTGTAGATGGTGTTGTGGGCCCCGAAACTCGAGCTGCTCTGGGTATTTAA
- a CDS encoding tetratricopeptide repeat protein produces MTQPLNQVKEWEQRRDEANRYYQRGKFQEYLDLATKNLHLARAIPDRAREGYTLNDLGLAHLSCWQPQRALERFHQALSVANEIGNAPAQATALSNLGSTYSRLGRFSQALEHFDKSLPIFRRLQDAQGEISTLNDVALIYTRLGEPKGALLLQHQILRMRRLLGDFSGEATTLNGIGFAYNVLGKFEQALEFFEAALPIQRAVKNLLGEATTLNNIASIYHDLGKPKQALLLYYQVLLTRQAISDRAGEATTLHNIGFTYSSLAQHRQAMKFYKQAMTIYQQLGDSLGEISTLLNMGTLYATTKRKKLARSCYQNAQELAEQIEHQPLLEKVQQFIDSL; encoded by the coding sequence ATGACGCAACCTTTAAATCAAGTCAAAGAGTGGGAACAACGTCGTGATGAAGCAAACCGCTACTATCAGCGGGGGAAATTTCAAGAGTATCTCGACCTGGCAACCAAGAATTTACACTTGGCTAGAGCAATTCCAGACAGGGCCAGAGAAGGTTATACATTAAACGACCTTGGTTTAGCCCACCTCAGTTGCTGGCAACCTCAAAGAGCATTAGAGCGCTTTCATCAGGCGCTTTCGGTTGCTAATGAAATTGGCAACGCGCCAGCACAAGCAACTGCACTTAGCAATTTGGGTTCTACCTACAGCCGTCTTGGACGCTTTTCGCAAGCGTTGGAACATTTTGACAAATCACTACCAATCTTTAGGCGATTGCAAGATGCTCAAGGAGAAATTTCTACTCTCAATGATGTGGCGCTAATTTATACGCGGTTGGGAGAACCGAAAGGGGCACTGTTGCTACAACATCAAATTTTGAGGATGCGGCGATTGTTAGGTGACTTTTCTGGTGAGGCAACAACCCTAAATGGCATTGGGTTTGCTTACAATGTCTTAGGCAAGTTTGAGCAAGCACTAGAATTTTTTGAAGCAGCACTTCCAATTCAACGAGCTGTCAAGAATTTGCTTGGAGAAGCAACCACCTTAAACAACATTGCTTCTATTTATCATGATTTAGGAAAACCCAAACAAGCGCTGTTGCTTTATTATCAAGTTCTTTTGACACGTCAGGCAATTAGCGATCGCGCAGGCGAGGCAACAACCCTGCACAACATTGGTTTTACCTACAGTTCCCTGGCACAGCACCGGCAAGCCATGAAGTTCTACAAACAAGCCATGACAATTTATCAACAACTGGGTGATTCTCTTGGGGAAATTTCAACCTTGCTGAATATGGGAACCCTCTACGCCACAACCAAACGCAAAAAGTTGGCGCGATCGTGCTACCAAAATGCCCAGGAGTTAGCAGAGCAAATCGAACATCAGCCACTCCTGGAAAAAGTGCAGCAGTTCATAGATTCTCTTTAG
- the aroF gene encoding 3-deoxy-7-phosphoheptulonate synthase, with amino-acid sequence MIIVMKSGSPEAEINRIDEELTSWGLTPEKIVGQHKVVIGLVGETANLDPLQVQEVSPWIEQVLRVEQPYKRASRQYRHGEASEVVVNTPNGAVVFGEHHPLVVVAGPCSVENEEMIVETARRVKTAGAKFLRGGAYKPRTSPYAFQGHGESALDLLAKAREVSGLGIITEVMDAADLDKIAEVADVIQVGARNMQNFSLLKKVGAQPKPVLLKRGMAATIEDWLMAAEYILASGNPNVILCERGIRTFDRQYTRNTLDISVVPVLRKLTHLPIMIDPSHGVGWSEFVPSMAMAAIAAGTDSLMIEVHPNPAKALSDGPQSLTPDRFDNLMQELAVIGKAVGRWQQPAVALA; translated from the coding sequence ATGATTATAGTAATGAAAAGTGGTTCCCCAGAGGCGGAAATAAACCGCATTGATGAGGAACTAACTAGCTGGGGACTAACTCCAGAAAAAATCGTTGGTCAACACAAAGTAGTTATTGGTCTAGTAGGTGAAACCGCCAACTTAGATCCATTACAAGTTCAGGAAGTTAGCCCCTGGATTGAGCAGGTGTTACGGGTAGAGCAGCCTTACAAACGAGCCAGCCGCCAGTATCGCCACGGTGAAGCTTCAGAAGTGGTGGTTAATACTCCCAATGGAGCAGTGGTATTTGGTGAACACCACCCCTTAGTAGTCGTTGCTGGCCCGTGTTCGGTAGAAAATGAAGAAATGATTGTGGAAACAGCACGGCGCGTCAAGACGGCTGGAGCCAAGTTTTTGCGCGGCGGGGCATACAAACCCCGGACTTCACCTTACGCCTTCCAAGGACACGGCGAGAGTGCTTTGGATTTGTTGGCGAAGGCGCGGGAAGTGAGCGGACTAGGTATTATTACAGAAGTTATGGATGCCGCCGACCTGGATAAAATAGCAGAAGTTGCTGACGTAATCCAGGTGGGGGCAAGGAATATGCAGAATTTCTCCTTGCTCAAAAAAGTGGGAGCGCAGCCGAAACCAGTTCTGTTGAAGCGAGGAATGGCCGCTACTATTGAAGATTGGTTGATGGCAGCCGAGTATATTTTGGCATCTGGCAATCCCAATGTGATTTTGTGTGAAAGGGGAATACGCACCTTTGACCGCCAGTATACGCGAAATACGCTGGATATATCAGTAGTACCAGTGTTGCGAAAGCTGACTCACCTGCCAATCATGATTGACCCCAGTCACGGCGTGGGTTGGTCTGAGTTTGTGCCTTCAATGGCAATGGCTGCGATCGCAGCTGGTACAGATTCCCTGATGATAGAGGTTCACCCCAATCCTGCCAAAGCTTTATCCGACGGGCCCCAATCTCTCACACCAGACCGTTTTGACAACTTGATGCAAGAATTAGCAGTGATTGGTAAGGCGGTGGGACGCTGGCAACAACCAGCAGTTGCTTTGGCTTAA
- a CDS encoding GNAT family N-acetyltransferase, with product MKTARLLLRPYTPQDLDELASILSNPAVMRYSLRGPIPKDQVKEALYKY from the coding sequence ATAAAAACCGCAAGACTGCTACTAAGACCCTATACTCCTCAAGATTTAGATGAACTAGCTTCCATTTTGAGTAACCCAGCAGTTATGAGGTATTCACTTAGAGGGCCTATACCTAAAGATCAGGTCAAAGAAGCCCTGTACAAGTATTAA
- a CDS encoding type IV pilus twitching motility protein PilT, with protein MTESQSPLNSNSAAGRNVPPMPPPPPPTPTFSTQRQMTQTLDMSTIPPVAGHRPGSPPPIPTSARPQNSVPQLTLAKLIREAYDQGYSDLHLGVGEVPRFRSRGEIQSTDYPETDKEAFMNWLREVMSEGEIQRFEEHLEFDGATQYDFARVRINVFGSLKGAAMVLRLIPLKILTMEQLNLPPVFRDICHHHKGLILVTGPTGSGKSTTMAAMVDYINKEMAKHIITIEDPIEFVHQSRKSLVKQREVGMHTRKFDNALKAALREDPDLILVGEMRDKETVNTALKAAQTGHLVMGTLHTNSAVKTIERILNLYSGDEQDAMRVAVSESLVAVIAQGLCRTTDGKRAAFHDVLINTEAIKEWIKDGKYDEIGELMKQASFDGMITMNQSLLNLYQDGRITEETALEMSPTPNEMAQFLRGRV; from the coding sequence ATGACAGAATCACAGTCTCCATTAAATTCTAACTCTGCTGCCGGACGTAACGTGCCACCAATGCCGCCGCCACCACCCCCAACGCCAACCTTTAGTACACAGCGGCAGATGACACAAACATTGGATATGTCAACCATTCCTCCTGTCGCAGGTCATCGTCCGGGTAGTCCACCGCCAATACCGACTTCAGCCCGTCCTCAAAATAGCGTTCCACAACTCACTTTAGCGAAGTTAATCAGAGAAGCTTACGATCAGGGATATTCTGACTTGCACTTGGGTGTAGGTGAAGTACCCCGCTTCCGCAGCCGAGGAGAAATTCAATCAACGGATTATCCAGAAACAGATAAAGAAGCTTTTATGAATTGGTTGCGGGAGGTGATGAGTGAAGGGGAAATTCAGCGCTTTGAAGAACATTTAGAATTTGACGGAGCAACTCAATATGATTTTGCTCGTGTGCGGATTAATGTTTTTGGCTCCCTCAAAGGGGCTGCAATGGTGTTGCGGTTGATTCCACTGAAAATTTTAACTATGGAACAGTTGAATTTACCGCCAGTTTTTCGGGATATTTGTCATCACCACAAAGGTTTAATTTTGGTGACTGGGCCCACTGGTTCTGGTAAATCCACCACAATGGCAGCGATGGTTGACTACATCAATAAGGAGATGGCCAAGCATATTATCACCATTGAAGACCCGATAGAATTTGTCCATCAAAGCCGCAAGTCTTTAGTCAAACAGCGGGAAGTGGGAATGCATACCCGCAAATTTGACAATGCTTTGAAAGCAGCTTTGCGGGAAGACCCAGATTTGATTCTGGTGGGGGAAATGCGGGATAAAGAAACAGTTAACACCGCCCTAAAAGCCGCTCAGACAGGTCACTTAGTCATGGGAACTCTGCACACTAATAGCGCTGTCAAAACCATTGAGCGGATTCTCAATCTCTACTCTGGTGACGAACAGGATGCAATGCGGGTGGCAGTTTCGGAGTCTTTAGTGGCAGTAATTGCTCAAGGCTTGTGTCGCACAACTGACGGTAAGCGGGCTGCTTTCCACGATGTGCTGATCAATACTGAGGCGATTAAAGAATGGATCAAAGATGGTAAATATGATGAAATTGGCGAGTTGATGAAACAAGCTAGTTTTGACGGCATGATTACGATGAATCAGTCGTTGCTCAATCTCTATCAAGATGGTCGCATTACTGAAGAAACTGCTTTAGAAATGTCGCCAACTCCTAACGAAATGGCGCAGTTTCTCCGAGGTCGGGTTTAA
- a CDS encoding zinc-dependent alcohol dehydrogenase family protein → MKAYEIQSNAGIDALALVDRPELKPAAGKVFIQVKAISLNYRDLLVIEGAYGAGQKYPLIPVSDGAGEVVAVGEGVTRVKIGDRVAGTFFQDWIYGSLTKEKMKSDLGGGIDGMLAEYVVLHQDGLVILPDYLSYIEGATLPCAAVTAWHGMVTKGNIRAGDSILLLGTGGVSIFALQFAKIHGARAIITSSSDEKLARAKQLGADETINYKTTPDWEKQVYQLTNRTGVDHVVEVGGAGTLPKSLQAVRIGGRISLIGVLSDRGSEIDPMPILFKSLTVQGIYVGSREMFEAMNQVMQQHQIKPIIDRVFPFTEAREAYHYLKSAAHFGKVVISLIHN, encoded by the coding sequence ATGAAAGCTTACGAAATTCAAAGCAACGCCGGGATTGATGCCCTTGCATTAGTCGATCGCCCTGAACTAAAACCCGCAGCGGGAAAAGTTTTCATTCAAGTCAAAGCAATATCCTTAAATTACCGCGATTTACTTGTCATTGAAGGAGCTTACGGTGCTGGACAGAAATATCCGTTAATTCCCGTATCTGACGGTGCAGGAGAAGTTGTGGCGGTAGGGGAAGGTGTGACACGGGTCAAAATAGGCGATCGCGTAGCGGGTACTTTCTTCCAAGACTGGATTTATGGCTCTTTAACCAAAGAGAAAATGAAATCTGATCTCGGAGGCGGTATTGATGGAATGCTGGCTGAGTATGTCGTATTACACCAAGATGGTTTGGTGATATTACCAGACTATTTATCCTACATTGAAGGTGCAACTTTGCCCTGTGCAGCAGTCACAGCTTGGCATGGAATGGTGACAAAAGGCAATATTCGCGCGGGTGATAGTATTTTATTACTCGGTACTGGAGGAGTTTCAATTTTTGCTCTCCAGTTTGCCAAGATACATGGTGCTAGAGCGATTATTACTTCCAGCAGTGATGAAAAATTGGCGCGAGCGAAACAGCTTGGTGCTGATGAGACAATCAACTATAAAACAACACCCGATTGGGAAAAGCAAGTTTACCAATTGACTAATCGCACGGGTGTAGATCATGTAGTTGAGGTAGGCGGTGCAGGTACTCTGCCAAAATCGCTACAAGCAGTCCGCATCGGAGGACGTATTAGCTTGATTGGCGTATTGTCAGACAGAGGAAGTGAGATTGACCCCATGCCAATACTTTTTAAGAGTTTAACCGTTCAGGGAATTTATGTTGGCAGCCGGGAAATGTTTGAGGCGATGAATCAGGTGATGCAACAGCATCAAATCAAACCGATTATTGATCGAGTTTTCCCCTTCACTGAAGCACGAGAGGCTTATCATTACCTCAAAAGTGCAGCTCACTTCGGTAAAGTGGTGATCAGCCTAATTCATAACTAA
- a CDS encoding circadian clock KaiB family protein: MNNLTTNKLSTPQLFKGIALFTPGGDLIYCIDPSKQGRWHLHLCSALQEILDLPEPPHFLVPCYTATIDNWLDPRTQQVRTFAEAYPAVIRHQTLLNAIFGTGELVWQPAPWQDGLCDRMVLTTYRSSFSQLWEDHDLIVRLDLSEPVPKYHQPVIVQKKEAITQGYVLRLFVAGHSSTTERILQNLHELLERSLGHPYTLKVIDVLSHPEQAELNQVSATPTLVKVWPHPIRRIVGELDHVEKILQMLAAKENF; encoded by the coding sequence GTGAATAACTTGACGACAAATAAACTATCTACACCCCAGTTGTTTAAAGGCATTGCGCTATTTACACCTGGAGGAGATTTAATTTACTGCATCGACCCTAGCAAACAAGGTCGATGGCACTTGCATTTATGCTCGGCTTTGCAGGAAATCCTAGATTTACCAGAGCCGCCGCACTTTTTAGTGCCTTGTTATACTGCGACTATTGACAATTGGTTAGATCCGCGTACTCAACAAGTGCGAACTTTTGCTGAAGCTTATCCGGCTGTAATTAGACATCAAACTTTGCTGAATGCTATTTTTGGTACTGGAGAGTTAGTATGGCAACCAGCTCCTTGGCAGGATGGGTTATGCGATCGCATGGTGTTAACAACTTATCGTTCCTCATTTTCGCAGCTTTGGGAGGATCACGATTTAATTGTCCGTCTAGACCTTTCTGAACCTGTGCCAAAATACCACCAGCCAGTTATAGTACAAAAAAAAGAAGCAATTACACAAGGTTATGTTCTCCGCTTGTTTGTTGCTGGACACAGCAGCACTACCGAACGCATCCTTCAAAATTTACACGAATTATTAGAGCGATCGCTCGGACATCCTTATACTCTGAAGGTAATTGATGTTTTAAGCCATCCAGAACAAGCAGAACTCAATCAGGTTTCTGCAACTCCTACCCTTGTCAAGGTTTGGCCTCACCCAATTCGCCGAATCGTTGGAGAGTTGGATCATGTAGAAAAGATTTTACAGATGTTAGCTGCTAAGGAAAATTTTTAA